One Edaphobacter flagellatus genomic region harbors:
- a CDS encoding family 4 glycosyl hydrolase, producing MPRKIAFLGGGGVRTPLVVFGINESARRLDAEELLLYDIDPERVEVIARLSREVVRRSGGSLRVSVARSPEEAIEGASFVLNSVRVGGIASRAQDERVAIACGYPGQETTGPGGVAMGQRTIPVAIEQARMVEKIAPKAWIINFTNPAGLITQAIMQHSNARVVGICDTPTEMLHRIQTALGASPHEVECDYVGLNHLGWIRKIMLRGEDVMDRVVNDDAILSQLYSAPLFDHDLIRALRLIPTEYLFFYYSRRRALENQRKQGSTRGDQIALMNETLMQSLLQSMAIHDEAGALQSYIDYLNLRSGSYMKLEGEGGSAFDQEIMPEDPFRAATGYHRIALQVMNALCGTEPERVIVNMRNQATIPDIAADDVIETVCRISNDTITALPVDPLPNDVRGLVLAVKAYERAAIQAAISGSLRDLRKAMLLYPPIGEWEPSAELLKLMQWK from the coding sequence ATGCCGCGTAAAATTGCATTTCTTGGTGGTGGTGGAGTTCGTACGCCTCTTGTTGTTTTTGGAATCAATGAGTCTGCTCGGCGGCTTGATGCCGAAGAGCTGCTGCTGTACGACATCGATCCGGAGCGCGTAGAGGTTATCGCGAGATTGAGCCGAGAGGTAGTACGCCGCAGTGGCGGATCGCTACGCGTATCTGTCGCGCGGAGTCCCGAGGAGGCCATTGAAGGAGCATCATTCGTTTTAAATAGTGTCCGAGTCGGTGGAATCGCCAGCCGTGCTCAGGACGAGCGCGTAGCAATCGCATGCGGATACCCAGGACAGGAAACAACGGGGCCTGGCGGAGTAGCTATGGGACAACGGACGATTCCCGTGGCGATTGAGCAGGCGCGGATGGTGGAGAAAATTGCGCCGAAGGCATGGATCATCAACTTCACCAATCCTGCAGGGCTGATTACGCAGGCGATTATGCAGCACTCGAATGCGCGCGTTGTCGGTATCTGCGATACACCAACAGAGATGCTGCATCGCATTCAGACGGCACTCGGCGCCTCACCCCATGAGGTGGAGTGCGATTATGTCGGCCTGAACCATCTTGGCTGGATCCGCAAGATCATGCTGCGAGGTGAAGATGTGATGGATCGCGTCGTGAATGACGATGCCATTCTGTCGCAGCTTTATTCAGCTCCACTCTTCGATCACGATCTGATACGTGCTCTGCGGCTGATCCCCACGGAATACCTCTTCTTTTACTATTCACGGCGCAGAGCGCTTGAGAATCAGCGCAAGCAGGGAAGCACTCGTGGTGACCAGATTGCATTGATGAACGAGACGCTCATGCAGAGCCTCCTTCAATCGATGGCGATTCATGATGAAGCCGGTGCTCTGCAGTCATACATCGATTACCTCAATCTGCGCTCGGGATCGTATATGAAGCTTGAAGGCGAGGGTGGCTCGGCATTCGATCAGGAGATCATGCCGGAGGACCCGTTCCGCGCAGCAACGGGATATCACCGCATTGCCCTTCAGGTGATGAATGCGTTATGTGGGACTGAGCCGGAGAGAGTGATTGTGAATATGCGCAATCAGGCAACGATCCCCGATATCGCAGCGGATGATGTGATTGAGACGGTTTGCAGGATATCGAACGATACGATAACAGCACTACCCGTCGATCCACTGCCGAACGATGTCCGAGGACTGGTGCTTGCGGTGAAGGCATACGAGCGCGCTGCTATTCAGGCAGCAATAAGCGGCTCGCTCCGCGATCTTCGTAAAGCGATGCTGCTCTATCCACCGATCGGAGAGTGGGAGCCTTCTGCAGAGCTTCTGAAGCTGATGCAGTGGAAGTAG
- a CDS encoding carbohydrate kinase family protein yields the protein MSYDVTVIGEIYLDHVFGGFAEWPSPGEEIFTEQYAWELGGGAVTTACALSRLGRKVRLIGVVGDEQFAAIEARLSAFGVSAANISRCRGRTGVTVSISTVHDRSFFTYRGVNQELLEYLRCSPDVLHEAARAKHIHLALPLGIDDSRPLLPALRSHGATISVDVGHHIAWLKDTRSLEVLRAIDYVMPNEKEATILAGTPARYLELCQSLGVRHALVKLGSAGAALLADGVQYRVRPPHIESIDTTGAGDAFDAGFIEGVLSGLSPQQCVEFACVCGALSTRAVGALEALPTRAQAEAICEENYAA from the coding sequence ATGAGTTACGACGTTACAGTAATCGGCGAAATTTATCTCGACCATGTCTTCGGCGGTTTTGCGGAGTGGCCGTCTCCTGGTGAGGAGATATTCACCGAGCAATACGCATGGGAGCTGGGTGGAGGCGCAGTGACAACGGCCTGTGCACTCTCGAGGCTTGGACGAAAAGTTCGATTGATTGGCGTAGTAGGCGACGAACAGTTTGCGGCTATTGAGGCAAGGCTCTCAGCATTTGGCGTGTCAGCGGCGAATATCAGTCGATGTCGTGGCCGCACCGGTGTAACCGTTAGTATCTCAACTGTTCACGACAGGTCCTTCTTCACGTATCGTGGTGTCAATCAGGAATTATTGGAATACCTTCGATGTAGTCCGGATGTGTTGCATGAGGCTGCCCGCGCAAAACATATTCATCTGGCATTGCCGCTTGGCATAGACGATAGTAGACCTCTCCTGCCTGCGCTTCGGAGCCATGGCGCAACAATCTCGGTGGATGTTGGACATCACATTGCGTGGCTTAAAGACACGCGAAGCCTGGAAGTGCTGCGTGCAATCGACTACGTGATGCCCAACGAAAAAGAGGCTACGATTCTTGCTGGAACACCTGCGCGTTATCTGGAGCTTTGCCAGTCTTTGGGGGTGCGTCATGCGCTTGTAAAGCTTGGTTCCGCAGGAGCGGCTCTGCTCGCCGATGGTGTGCAATACAGGGTCAGACCGCCGCATATTGAATCCATCGATACGACGGGCGCTGGTGACGCATTTGATGCCGGGTTCATTGAGGGTGTTCTCTCTGGCCTTTCTCCGCAGCAGTGCGTTGAGTTCGCTTGTGTCTGCGGCGCTCTTTCGACGCGAGCGGTCGGTGCGCTTGAGGCACTTCCGACGCGTGCTCAGGCAGAAGCGATCTGCGAGGAAAATTATGCCGCGTAA